In Bacteroidales bacterium, the sequence AGTTGTAAAAGATTTTATTTTCTGTCCTATTGAATTTATAATTTCAACTGAGACTATTTCATTTTTAATTTCATTCAAATCAATTGTAAAATAATCATTAGATGGATTTGGATATACAGTATAGTTTATATTATTATTGTATATTTCTTTAACATCACTAATAATATCAGGAGTTACAAGTTTTTTAGTTGTATATAATCTGTATTCTCCGGGTTGAAGAGCAATATTTTCATTTATATCATTAACAATAATTGAATCACCTGTAAAAAATTCATACCATGTGCCTGTATTTTGAAATGCAGGAACTATTGTTCCTTCATTAACATCAAAATTTCCAATTATTGTAACATCCATTGAAGCATCATCAATATGAATTTTTTTCATTGCACCACTTACAGATAATGAAAAATCACTGCTTTTAAATGCAGGTTCATCATTTTTCAGATTTATCAATGCAGAAAAAACCTGATATAATCTTTTCCTGCTATACTGGTCGAAATAATCCCACTTAACAGGTTTTCTTCCTAATCGTCCATTATAATCGATACTATAATCATAGCCTAATTCACCAAACTGCCAAATCATTTTTGGTCCTGGAATTGTAATAAAAAATGTGGCTGCAATTTCAATTCTTTGTATTGCAATATGTAAATCTTTAATATTATAATTATCAGATGAATTACCATAATTAATATTTTTATATACTAAGCGCTCTTCATCATGGCTTTCCATATAGCCTATAACATTTGGGTCATTCCAATTTCTATTTTTATATGATATCCATGAAAAATCGGAACTACTGTTCCAGCCCATTGTTGCTTCGTTGTAATTGTGGTTCATATTTCCCCAAAGCAAAACACCATAATTTGCAAGTTCGGTTTCTTCACTGTTTTCAGAAAGATGTTCAAATATTATAATTGCATTCTCATTGTGTTCCCAAATTTTATCCGACATTCTTTTCAATAAGGCAATTCTGTCGGCATCATAAATACTGCCCCAGGGATCATTGGTTCCATGTATGGTATTACCAAATCCCTTGGTAAAGTCAAATCTGAAACCGTCAACTTTATATTCAAGTAACCAGTATGAATTTATACTATCTATCAATTTTTTGGTTTCTTCACTTTCATGATTAAAATCATTTCCCCAGTGGGCATCAGTATTGGTAAAATTTGATTGCTGGTTATACCATGGATTATCGGCAGCAGGTCGATTATTTACAGCATCCCAGTACATTCTTACAAATGGTGACTGGTTATATGAATGATTAAGAACTAGGTCAATAATTACTGCCATTCCCAATTTATGACATTCGTCAATTAGTTCTTTCAGGTCATTTTTTGTACCGTATGCTTTATCAGGAGCAAAGTAGAATGAAGGATTATAGCCCCAGCTGTCATTTCCTTCAAATTCATTTACTGGCATAAGTTCAATAGCACTAATACCAAGATTTTTCAAATAATTCAGAGTGTCTTTAACTGTTTTATAATCACTATTTGAAGTAAAATCCCTAATAAGAAGCTCGTAAATTACAAGATTCTCAATATCAGGAGGTTCAAAGTCAACTACTTCCCAAGCGTAAGGTTCTTGTGCGGTTTGAAATACAGAAGCAATTTCAGTAGTTTTTCCTTCAGGATAATCAATAAGTCCGGGATAAATTGATTCAGAAATATATTTGTCCATCCAAGGGTCGCTTGTTTTATCAGTATATGGGTCAGCAATTTTTATTTCACCATCAATATAGTATTGAAAAATATATTCCTGTTCAGGAATTAAATTATTAAGTTCTATCCAATATTGATTTCCA encodes:
- a CDS encoding T9SS type A sorting domain-containing protein, translated to MNNLKFKIISIILCINFYSVSAQVVTTNPAFPTLNDEVVITFNAAQGNGGLAGYTDDIYAHTGVITDQNSGWEYVIAGWSENIPKAKLTKIEENKYELLITPSIKEYYGVPNGEQVLKLAFVFRNSDGSITGRDTDGSDIFADVYELGINVNIISPENEFVAKLNDTIQIKVEASEADSIFIEVDGTELLADSGNYLNCSIIAQSEGIHYINVTAKNDSVSAVDSVCYYVMGNIVIEDLPEGVSNGINYIDDNTVTLVLFAPNKEYVFAIGDFNDWKLYPDIDIKNNIYKQVTPTSYLMNKTPDGNQYWIELNNLIPEQEYIFQYYIDGEIKIADPYTDKTSDPWMDKYISESIYPGLIDYPEGKTTEIASVFQTAQEPYAWEVVDFEPPDIENLVIYELLIRDFTSNSDYKTVKDTLNYLKNLGISAIELMPVNEFEGNDSWGYNPSFYFAPDKAYGTKNDLKELIDECHKLGMAVIIDLVLNHSYNQSPFVRMYWDAVNNRPAADNPWYNQQSNFTNTDAHWGNDFNHESEETKKLIDSINSYWLLEYKVDGFRFDFTKGFGNTIHGTNDPWGSIYDADRIALLKRMSDKIWEHNENAIIIFEHLSENSEETELANYGVLLWGNMNHNYNEATMGWNSSSDFSWISYKNRNWNDPNVIGYMESHDEERLVYKNINYGNSSDNYNIKDLHIAIQRIEIAATFFITIPGPKMIWQFGELGYDYSIDYNGRLGRKPVKWDYFDQYSRKRLYQVFSALINLKNDEPAFKSSDFSLSVSGAMKKIHIDDASMDVTIIGNFDVNEGTIVPAFQNTGTWYEFFTGDSIIVNDINENIALQPGEYRLYTTKKLVTPDIISDVKEIYNNNINYTVYPNPSNDYFTIDLNEIKNEIVSVEIINSIGQKIKSFTTKDFENGDKLIIWNGKDCNGSEANSGLYFCKVNTRNGIYTKKLIKY